One Kitasatospora sp. MAP12-44 DNA segment encodes these proteins:
- a CDS encoding aminotransferase class I/II-fold pyridoxal phosphate-dependent enzyme has translation MSYRVGQNREDTCGLTLEEYAYRAQQVLDRQVWDFIEGGAGDERTVLANRQAFADVVLRPRVLAGVGEPVLSIDIFGRHWPTPIAVAPLAYHTMVTPDGELATVRGAGVSGTPVVVSTFAGKRFDELAAAASGPLWLQLYCFRDRRTTRHLIEQAEAAGFEALVLTVDAPRLGRRLRDLRNGFRLPAGVVPANLPSSDFASPSDHSRLAFDSALDWSVVSWLRSVSTLPVLVKGILAPADAERALAEGASGIIVSNHGGRQLDRAPASFEVLPEIAAATAGRCPLLVDGGIRRGSDVLAAVALGADAVLLGRPVLHGLAVGGGEGVAEVLGIVAEELVEAMLMTGTATLADAGPALVASTGRSAAPAPAAAPRLERPSGALALRKRDLHQSLSDPVLDTMNFLNEITDRYPDAISFAPGRPYEEFYDLEQVFDYVRRYVHGLAEQGMSKAQVVRSIYQYGPAAGQIREVIAQWLREDEGIDVPAESLVVTVGCQEAMFLVLRALFARPEDVLLVSSPCYVGLTGAASLLDIDVLAIEEGDQGFSGTAVEDAVRRALADGRRPRALYVVPDHSNPSGNTMSLAARAELLELAGRHGILLLEDSPYRLVSPGERLPSLKALDREHRVIHLGSFSKTVFPGARVGFAVADQPVEGSNGERSLLADEIAKIKSMVTVNTSSLSQAAVAGALMSAGGLLSSFNPAATDFYANAMQLTVQALAESFPADRHDTHGVSWNEPSGGFFLTVRVPFRADADALARSAQRFGVVWTPMSYFHPSGGGEKALRLSVSYLAPERLTEGVARLVRFIRSELG, from the coding sequence ATGAGCTACCGCGTTGGCCAGAACAGGGAAGATACCTGCGGCCTCACCCTGGAGGAGTACGCGTACCGGGCGCAGCAGGTACTGGACCGCCAGGTCTGGGACTTCATCGAGGGCGGTGCCGGCGACGAGCGCACCGTGCTGGCGAACCGGCAGGCCTTCGCCGACGTCGTGCTGCGTCCCCGGGTCCTGGCTGGGGTGGGAGAGCCGGTCCTCTCGATCGACATCTTCGGTCGCCACTGGCCAACGCCCATCGCGGTCGCCCCGCTGGCGTACCACACGATGGTCACCCCCGACGGCGAGCTCGCCACGGTTCGCGGCGCGGGGGTGTCCGGCACCCCCGTGGTGGTGAGCACCTTCGCCGGGAAGCGGTTCGACGAGCTCGCCGCCGCGGCGTCGGGGCCGCTCTGGTTGCAGTTGTACTGCTTCCGCGACCGGCGGACGACCCGTCATCTGATCGAGCAGGCCGAGGCGGCAGGCTTCGAGGCACTGGTGCTGACCGTCGACGCACCCCGCCTGGGCCGCCGGCTGCGCGACCTGCGCAACGGCTTCCGGCTACCGGCCGGCGTCGTCCCGGCGAACCTGCCGTCCTCGGACTTCGCCTCGCCCAGCGACCACAGCCGGCTGGCGTTCGACTCCGCGCTGGACTGGTCGGTGGTCTCCTGGCTGCGCTCGGTCTCCACGCTGCCCGTGCTGGTCAAGGGGATCCTCGCGCCCGCCGACGCCGAGCGCGCACTCGCCGAGGGTGCGAGCGGCATCATCGTCTCCAACCACGGCGGGCGGCAGCTGGACCGCGCTCCCGCCAGCTTCGAGGTGCTGCCGGAGATCGCCGCCGCGACGGCCGGGCGGTGCCCGCTGCTGGTCGACGGCGGGATCCGGCGCGGCAGCGATGTGCTGGCCGCCGTCGCGCTGGGAGCCGACGCCGTCCTGCTGGGGCGCCCGGTGCTGCACGGCCTGGCGGTCGGCGGCGGCGAGGGGGTCGCCGAGGTGCTGGGGATCGTCGCCGAGGAGCTGGTCGAGGCGATGCTGATGACCGGGACGGCCACTCTCGCCGATGCCGGTCCGGCCCTGGTGGCCTCGACCGGGCGGTCCGCCGCGCCGGCGCCCGCCGCCGCCCCCCGGCTCGAACGGCCGTCCGGCGCACTGGCGTTGCGCAAGAGGGACCTGCACCAGAGCCTGTCCGATCCGGTCCTCGACACGATGAACTTCCTCAACGAGATCACCGACCGCTACCCGGACGCGATCTCCTTCGCGCCCGGCCGGCCGTACGAGGAGTTCTACGACCTGGAGCAGGTCTTCGACTATGTGCGGCGCTACGTCCACGGGCTCGCCGAGCAGGGGATGTCGAAGGCCCAGGTGGTCCGTTCGATCTACCAGTACGGCCCCGCCGCGGGGCAGATCCGCGAGGTCATCGCGCAGTGGCTGCGCGAGGACGAGGGCATCGACGTCCCCGCCGAGTCGCTGGTGGTGACGGTCGGCTGCCAGGAGGCGATGTTCCTCGTGCTGCGCGCGCTGTTCGCGCGCCCGGAGGACGTCCTGCTGGTGTCGAGCCCCTGCTACGTCGGGCTCACCGGAGCGGCCAGCCTGCTGGACATCGACGTGCTGGCGATCGAGGAGGGCGACCAGGGATTCTCCGGCACGGCGGTCGAGGACGCCGTGCGCCGCGCGCTCGCGGACGGCCGCCGGCCGAGGGCGCTGTACGTGGTGCCCGACCACTCCAATCCGTCGGGGAACACGATGTCCCTGGCGGCGCGCGCCGAGCTGCTCGAACTGGCCGGCCGGCACGGGATCCTGCTGCTCGAGGACAGCCCCTACCGCCTGGTCAGCCCCGGGGAGCGGCTGCCGAGCCTGAAGGCCCTGGACCGGGAGCACCGGGTGATCCACCTGGGTTCCTTCTCCAAGACCGTCTTCCCCGGGGCCCGGGTCGGCTTCGCGGTGGCCGACCAGCCGGTGGAGGGCTCCAACGGGGAGCGGTCGCTGCTCGCCGATGAGATCGCGAAGATCAAGAGCATGGTCACCGTCAACACCTCCTCACTCAGCCAGGCGGCCGTGGCCGGCGCGCTGATGAGCGCCGGCGGTCTGCTCTCCTCCTTCAACCCGGCCGCCACGGACTTCTACGCGAACGCCATGCAACTGACCGTCCAGGCCCTGGCGGAGAGCTTTCCGGCCGACCGGCACGACACGCACGGGGTCAGCTGGAACGAGCCGAGCGGGGGGTTCTTCCTCACCGTCCGGGTCCCCTTCCGAGCCGACGCCGACGCGCTGGCCCGGTCGGCGCAGCGGTTCGGCGTCGTCTGGACGCCGATGTCCTACTTCCACCCCTCCGGGGGCGGCGAGAAGGCGCTGCGCCTGTCGGTGAGTTACCTCGCGCCGGAACGGCTGACGGAGGGGGTCGCCCGGCTGGTGCGGTTCATCCGGTCGGAGCTGGGCTGA
- a CDS encoding LuxR C-terminal-related transcriptional regulator, protein MLDVLGLGATEERVYRTLLANPESDVSEICRLLGCEEAGLRAIIQKLASLSLIRPMEDRRPSVRVVSPDIGLPQLLARRQGELAVEHQRIEEAYGAVSQLIAEHADTRPGSAEAGVERVEGLEAIRDRLFEITLAVRGEVAVFAADARQAKADPSAADRHDQRLLERGVRLRAVYLDSVRNHPASLAHARRLGEQGGQIRSAPTLPLQMTMFDQDVAVIPADPDEPGHSVLVIRSRGMLAALHALFEYSWATATPLARQDRRTDDELTTQDRELIRLLALGLTDDAIAARMDVSVRTINRLNSGLMQRMGVRSRFQAGVKAVEHGWIKGFDATA, encoded by the coding sequence ATGCTTGATGTTTTGGGACTGGGCGCCACCGAAGAGCGCGTCTATCGAACACTACTGGCCAACCCCGAGTCCGACGTATCCGAGATCTGCCGCCTGCTCGGGTGCGAGGAGGCGGGCCTACGGGCGATCATCCAGAAGCTCGCCTCGCTGTCGCTCATCCGTCCGATGGAGGACCGCCGACCCAGCGTGCGGGTGGTCAGCCCGGACATCGGCCTGCCGCAGCTGCTGGCCAGGCGGCAGGGCGAGTTGGCGGTGGAGCACCAGCGGATCGAGGAGGCCTACGGCGCCGTCTCCCAGCTGATCGCCGAACACGCCGACACCCGACCGGGAAGTGCCGAGGCGGGCGTCGAGCGCGTCGAGGGCCTGGAGGCGATCCGGGACCGGCTGTTCGAGATCACCCTGGCGGTCCGCGGCGAGGTGGCCGTCTTCGCCGCCGACGCGCGGCAGGCGAAGGCCGACCCGTCCGCCGCCGACCGGCACGACCAGCGCCTGCTGGAGCGCGGCGTCCGGCTGCGCGCCGTCTACCTGGACAGCGTCCGCAACCACCCCGCCTCGCTCGCCCACGCGCGCCGGCTCGGCGAGCAGGGCGGCCAGATCCGCAGCGCGCCGACGCTGCCGCTGCAGATGACCATGTTCGACCAGGACGTGGCCGTCATTCCCGCCGATCCGGACGAGCCGGGGCACTCGGTGCTGGTCATCCGCAGCCGGGGCATGCTGGCCGCGCTGCACGCGCTCTTCGAGTACAGCTGGGCCACGGCGACGCCACTGGCCCGGCAGGACCGCCGTACCGACGACGAACTGACCACGCAGGACCGCGAGTTGATCCGGCTGCTGGCCCTGGGGCTGACCGACGACGCGATCGCGGCGCGGATGGACGTCTCGGTGCGCACCATCAACCGGCTGAACTCCGGCCTGATGCAGCGGATGGGGGTGCGCAGCCGGTTCCAGGCCGGCGTCAAGGCCGTCGAACACGGATGGATCAAGGGCTTCGACGCCACGGCCTGA